GGCCCCGCGGCCCGCTTCGGCCGCTTCGCCGGCCGCCGCCCCGGGTGCGTCCGGCGGCGCGGCGACGAAAGGCGGGTCGAACAAGCGCCTGGTCGTCATCGGCGGCGCCGCCGCGGCTGCGGTGGCAGCTATCGCGATAGTCGTCGTGTTGGCCACCCAGGGCGGCAACACCAAGCCAGCCCCGAAGGCCAGCCCGAGTCAGACGCCCAGCGCCGCCACTTCAGCGAATCCCACCAAGCTGGACTCCTACCTCCTCGATCCCGTCGAGGTCGGCACGATCGTCGGTGAGCAGAACATGGTCGTCTCGGACAGGGTCGACCAGCTGCGGACGTCCCGGGGCAAGCTGTCCAATCCCGACTGCATCGGCGCCTACGAACCCATCGAGGACGCGGCGTACACCGGCGCGGGCGGCTTCGTCGGGGCCCGCGGGCAGGCCGTGCACTCGGCCGGGGAGAACCCGGCCCGCCGGGCGTTCGAATCGGTGGCGACCTTCGCGTCGGCCGACAACGCCCGTGCCTTCGTCGACGCGTCGGCGGAGAAGTGGAAAGCCTGCGCCGGGCAGGCGGTCACGATGGCGGTCGGCGGCAAGACGTACGCGTACACCTTCGGCGAGGTCACCGGGGCGGCGCCCAAGATCGCGCAGGAGAGGGTTCCGACGGACGGTGGCGACCGGACGTGCCACCACGTGTTGCACGCGGCATCCGAGGTCGTCATCGACGTGTTGCTGTGTGGGGTGGACGTCGCGCCCGGTGAGGCGGGACGGATCGCCGAGCAGATATCCGGCCGGGTCGCGCAGCAATAGCCGGGTCTCTTCCCGGGTCGTGACATGGGACGGCCCCCGAGCAAAGCTCCAGGTTGGACAGACCGGAAGCTCGGGGGCCGGGTGACTGCGGGGAATTCGCCAGCGCAATTGGCCGGGTCTTCCGAGTCACTGCTGCTAGCGCGCAGCCACCTCACATGTCCATGAAGCTATCAATTCGCGGACCACCTCCTTCCTTGTGTACGGCCGACCGTACCCGTAATCGGGCAAGGCGACAACACAATTCAGCGGTCAGCGATCGCTGACGATCGCCGAGTCGACCAGCTCCGCGAAATCTGCGGCCATCGGCGAGAACGACAGTCGCCGCCCATCGAGCGTGTGCACGCGAGCGGCCAGGGTCATGCTCGATACCAGCCAGATCCCTTGAGCGGCATGGAGGTCCGGGATCCGCAGCGAGCGGTAGTCACAGTCATAGCCTTTGGCGCGCGCCACCTCGAATAGCGCCTGCTGGGTGGTACCCCGAAGGATCGGATACCACGGCGGCGGCGTCACCAGGCACCGACCGCCCCCTCCGGGCTCCGGCGCGGTCGCGATCACCACCGTCGATCGCGGGCCCTCCAGCACGTAGCCGTCCGAGCTGACGAAGATGACGTCGCCGGCGCCCTGCCGGTCGGCGTGCCGCAACGCGGCCATGTTGACCGCGTAAGAGAGGGTCTTGGCGCCGGAGAGCAACCACGGCATCGCGTCGGCACCGGTGGCGGACAACCCGCGGTCCAGCGTGATCGCCGCGATCCCGTCGCGCCGTACCGCCGCCACGCGCTCCGGGACGGGGGTGACCATCACGTAGGCCGTCGGCGCAGAGCCGCCCTCGCGCCCGCGGCTGTAGATGAGGCGCATTGCGCCTTCGCCCGTCGTGCGGTCGGCCCACTGCCCGGACGCCACACCGATCGCTTGTCGCCAACTGTCGCGGTCCGGGGCAGGCAGATCCATCGCTTTGGCCGACTGGGTCAACCGCTGCAGGTGCGATTCCACCAGGCAGGCCGCGCCGTCGCGGACCAACAGTGTCTCGAAGACGCCGTCCCCCCGAACCACCGCGAGGTCGTCTGCGTACAGCAACGGCACATCCGGCGGATGCAGTTTGCCGTCCAGGGTGACGATCACGCCCATCTCGCCTGCCATGAGATGGCAGCCTAGTGGCGACCACGACGTGACGGTCTCAGGGACGAATCACCGATTCATCATCCCCGGACCCATCATCCCGGGACCCATCGTGTCGCAGCCCATCATTCCCCGCATCGCCGCCGGCATGCCGTCACGCACGAACCCCGTCACCTCCTGTGCGTGCGCCCGGATGGCATCGGTCAGCGCGGGATCATCCGAGGTCTCCTCGGTGATCACGCCGTCGGGCGTGAGAGTCATGACGCGGCGGTAACCCCCGGCCCGTCGGAACAGCGTGGGCAGGCTGGCGCTCGCACACATCACCTCGGTGCCCTGGTCGAGTCGCGCGTACATACTCGAGACGTGCGCTTGCAGTTGCGCCACCAGGTCGGGTGCACTCGATCTGGTGGTGGTGCGCACCCCACCGGGAATCTCGTCGACGCTGCGGGCGATCTCGGTGTGCCGCCGGAACATCTCGGCGTAGCGCATCATGTCCGCGTGGCCGACGCCCATGCAACCGTCGTGATCCGCCAACCGCACCTCCGGGATCGGCCACTTCACGACCCCCCTCAGCAGGTAGCCGAAGACGGCCGCCCCACCTCCCGCACCGAGGGCGGCCAGGGCGGCCCGCCGCGTCAAAGCCCCCATGGCGAATCCCTTCCTTCTTGGCGCCGACGCGGATCGCCCCGGATCGCGCAGCGGTGTCCCGTCGGCAAGAGCCCTGCCAACCAACACGGTACCCCACCCAGGGAGGGGTAGGGCTAACTCGGCATTACACTGGAAAGGTGCTGTTCGCGGCTGTCAAGCGAGCACGGGAAGGGAGCGCGATGCCGCACGAGCTGACCGAAAAGAAGCGAGCGGCGCTCAACCGATTGAAGACGGTGCGGGGCCATCTGGACGGGATCATTCGCATGCTCGAGGCGGACGCCTACTGCGTCGACGTCATGAAGCAGATTTCCGCGGTGCAGTCGGCGCTGGAGCGCACGAACCGGGTGGTGCTGCACAATCACCTGGAAACCTGCTTCTCGGAGGCCGTCATCGGCGGCCGAGGGCAGTCCGCGATCGACGAACTCGTGACGGCCCTCAAGTTCAGCCCCGCCCTGACCGGTCCCGAGGCGCGCCTCAACGACGCCACGGCCAAGCATCCAGACTCCGTGCCCTGCACGCAGGGCTTCGCCGCAGATCCTGGCGAAGCGGCTGATCCGTAGAGTTGACCTGTGAACGCAGTACCAGCACCTGATCCGGGGCCCGACGCCGGCACCGTCTGGCATTACGGCGATCCGCTCGGCGAGCAGCGCGCGGCCGAAACCACTGCCGCGGTGGTGGATCGCTCGCACCGCGGGGTCATCACGCTGACCGGCAAGGATCGCCAGACCTGGCTGCACAGCATCTCCAGCCAACACGTCAGCGACTTGCCCGAGGGGGCCTGCACGCAGAATCTCAGCCTCGACGGGCAGGGCCGAGTGGAGGACCACTGGATCCAGACC
This genomic window from Mycobacterium saskatchewanense contains:
- a CDS encoding sensor domain-containing protein; amino-acid sequence: MPLFISYSSQDRSTVDALTTALRRAQQQVWFDQELGGGESWWNKILEQIRSCDVFLVALSNNWLQSKPSQAELRYARALNRPILPVQIGDIDSMRVNPLATLQIIDYRKPTVDAGIQLVTAVHALQSSPVPLPDPLPEEPAVPFGYITRMGNTLSEKELSPQQQTQLLIELRTGFDEDGDDPSARGDIAQLLRMLRLRHDVTYRTRTEIDNVLAEIEARDKSAGAPETAPEEAPTQRAAAPSPAPRPASAASPAAAPGASGGAATKGGSNKRLVVIGGAAAAAVAAIAIVVVLATQGGNTKPAPKASPSQTPSAATSANPTKLDSYLLDPVEVGTIVGEQNMVVSDRVDQLRTSRGKLSNPDCIGAYEPIEDAAYTGAGGFVGARGQAVHSAGENPARRAFESVATFASADNARAFVDASAEKWKACAGQAVTMAVGGKTYAYTFGEVTGAAPKIAQERVPTDGGDRTCHHVLHAASEVVIDVLLCGVDVAPGEAGRIAEQISGRVAQQ
- a CDS encoding aminodeoxychorismate lyase codes for the protein MIVTLDGKLHPPDVPLLYADDLAVVRGDGVFETLLVRDGAACLVESHLQRLTQSAKAMDLPAPDRDSWRQAIGVASGQWADRTTGEGAMRLIYSRGREGGSAPTAYVMVTPVPERVAAVRRDGIAAITLDRGLSATGADAMPWLLSGAKTLSYAVNMAALRHADRQGAGDVIFVSSDGYVLEGPRSTVVIATAPEPGGGGRCLVTPPPWYPILRGTTQQALFEVARAKGYDCDYRSLRIPDLHAAQGIWLVSSMTLAARVHTLDGRRLSFSPMAADFAELVDSAIVSDR
- a CDS encoding metal-sensitive transcriptional regulator, which gives rise to MPHELTEKKRAALNRLKTVRGHLDGIIRMLEADAYCVDVMKQISAVQSALERTNRVVLHNHLETCFSEAVIGGRGQSAIDELVTALKFSPALTGPEARLNDATAKHPDSVPCTQGFAADPGEAADP